In Macrobrachium rosenbergii isolate ZJJX-2024 chromosome 27, ASM4041242v1, whole genome shotgun sequence, the genomic stretch AACAAAAGTGCCCAGAATACTGTGTAGACTAGCAGTGCCTTTTAGTTCATGTGGAGCATCATCAAATGGCAGAGAATGCATGGTTCAAGTATCTGAAGTTTAATGCCAGACAGGCAGATTGcatttttttaagaacctgtcaTTGTAACCTGTAATTATTCACAGGAAAACCCCAAAGCAATGTTAAGTACAGTTTTGATTAACAGTGTTCCATGAAGGTTTGAGTTGCAGAACTTCCCAAAACAAGTGAAGTGCTTTATGAATGTGGCCATGCCAAGcaatggggcactttcagccattccaTGCTTACTATGGGAACACAAGTGTTgaagtggttgaacagcaagaagtgggaagaggtaaaataaaatagctaatTGGGTGCAGTTAGGGTTGAGTAACATCTTCAGCATACTGAGCAGCACCATCCCCTTTACAGGGTGGCTGGACAGACTCTCGAGCAGCCATTTTTAGGAATCACAGCACAAGGTAATAACTGACTTTCAAAAAGCTAAAGCTGGCTTTTAACTGTCAGCTGTTTCCAGCAGTCATTGGAATCAGGTATGGTACTTTTCTTTACAAGATGGATAACATGGAGTAGCTTATTTTCCTAAATGTGCTTAAAGTTCCAAATATGAAGACCACTCAACTTCAACCTGTTGTCTTCACATTAGTACATGTTTTAATGTTCACTTGGAATTCTGGACTTCCACTTTTAGATTACCCATGACAACTgtcatacaaatataaacaactaACCAGACAGTGGCTCTAACATAGTGAATAATTCCACCATCCATAATGGTTTTGTACAAAAGTATGTTAATCATGTGGACATTATAGGCTAAATTAGTTAGCAAAGCGCAGTTATAATGTTCAATATGATTTGAAGTAAAACAATTTCAGCAAGGATTTTAAGCTTGTCACCTTGACAAGTATTGTATTCTGTTTACTGAGCACATTTTTACCTATTACATTTTTCTATACAATCTGCCAAACCTGAATGATTTCCCATTCACCCAAGCTATCACAAAATTAACATCTAGCAAAACCTTTTGAGGTTGGAGAGATTAAGTAttggatgaaatttttttaaatagtagcAAGAGTAATTTGTAAATTGTATGATTTTCTGCTAAAGGTACCTAATGTTAACATTTTAAACTTATTATCAAAGATATTACATGAACAATGCAACATTGGCAAcctgagtgaaaaaaaatttactgcttCTGGCAAGTCAACAGCAATAAGAGTAATAAGGCTTTATTAAACATAAGATACATTTAGTGGAAAACTTAAAAGAATCCTTCCATGACAATTAGAGCATCGGACAAAAACAATGTTTAATAACCTCCTtaagctttatttttataaaaaccatACATCTTAAAGACTAGATAACACAGTACAAACCAATTATGGTCTCTAAGATGTAGGTTACTTCTTCTTCAGGGCTTTTTCAGCAGCTTTTGTGGTCTTGCCACCAGCTTCCTTCTTGGTGACTTCCTTAATTACGCCTACAGCTACGGTCTGCTTCATGTCACGGACAGCAAACCGACCAAGGGGAGGATATTGCTGGAATGTTTCTACACACATTGGCTTGGTAGGTACCATCTTTACAATACAGGAGTCTCCAGATTTTACGCATTTTGGAGCAGCCTCAAGCTCCTTACCAGTACGCCTATCGATCTTTGTCACCAATTCGGCAAACTTGCAAGCAATGTGAGCAGTGTGGCAGTCGAGCACAGGGGAATATCCAGCCTGGATTTGGCCGGGGTGGTTTAGCACAATAACCTGAGCAGTAAAATCTTGGGCCTCCTTGGCAGGATCATTCTTGGAGTCGGATGCTACAAAACCTCTCTTCAACTCCTTGACAGAGACGTTCTTAACGTTGAAGCCAACGTTATCGCCTGGAACAGCCTCAGTCAGAGCTTCGTGGTGCATCTCCACAGATTTTACCTCAGTGGTAGGTCCAGTTGGAGCAAAGTTGACCACCATACCAGGCTTAAGGATGCCAGTCTCCACACGTCCAACAGGCACTGTTCCAATACCACCAATTTTGTATACATCCTGCAAGGAAATATCCATTAATTGCCTGTGGTGATTCAAAAGGAAAACCCCAGCACcaacacaataataaaattaccatGCCTTCCTCTAATAATTGGGTCACATAAAACTCTTGAAAAATACTACACTAAACCTGGAAATTGCCTCTAACACTTAAAATCCCCTCAAATGTTGCTATTATCAAAAAAGTGGTATGCAAGTGCATACACCTTACAGACAAAGCTTTCCTCTTCCTGGACCCTGCATCATATGCATTAGAAAATGCTATGAGAATAGTCCAGGAGAAATATGTAACTGGCCAAATATACAATGTATTTTAATGAGAAACTTGACTGAGAAGTATAAAATGAACACCTAACTTGTACTGCAAGACAAAATTCTCATTGATgaactttagtatatatattaaatcaatggaaattcatgacaatctttcATACCCCTTAATTAGATTCCCTCGTCtaatccaactttttttttttcttaggatctAATATTCAACAGTTGATGCATAttccttcaactttttttttcttaggatctAATATTCAACAGTTGATGCACAAACTAGCTTAAACTACTTCACTGGTCATCTGGTCTGTTCTGGCCTTCACTGGTCATCTGGTCTGTTCTGGCCTTCACTGGTCATCTGGTCTGTTCTGGCCTTCACTGGTCATCTGGTCTGTTCTGGCCTAgtcttcaaatttttatttttttctgcattttctatttcACTTGACCGAAATACTTGCAAATTCCACATGGGATTTAATATAGCTTTTGCTTAACAATTTAGCAAATTAGTACAAAAGTCATTGTGCTGGGAACTTCCAAGTTAAAATCCACATGGAAATAGTTTTCACTCAAAAATTTCCATGACCTAGCCTtatgattaataaacaaatttcctTCGAATTCTAAAGAAAACAAACTTGGCTGGGAGGTCAACCTTGGGAGAGTACCTACTTGAAACACAGGAAGAATGAGGAACAGAATACTACCAGTCAAATACTCTAACATTAAATGTTATGAACACTGATGGTTACCTTTTGAAATCTTCCATTATTGTATTCTTAaccttatatacacatataaaaaaacatcctggatttttcttctttaaacttAGAAAGCCAACTTTCCACACAAGTATTCAACCAAACTCGTTTAGTACCTATCACAGACGGTTGATACTGCAGGCAAAACCTCAAAACCACACAATTtgtaaaaatcaaatgaaaagcagaaaacaacTCACCTGCAGAGGAAGACGAAGGGCCTTGTCCACAGGTCTTGATGGGGGCTCAATGTTGTCCAGAGCATCAAAGAGGGTCTCATATTCATAGGATCCACTCTTGCGTtcaatcttcctcttcttccaccaTGACATGTTGTCAGACTTCTCCAACATGTTGTCTCCGTTGAAACCAGAAATGGGAATGATAGGTACAATGGCTGGGTTGTAACCAACTTTCTTGACATAGGCAGTAATTTCCTTATGGATTTCCTCGAAACGTTTCTCGCTGTATTTAGGTTCAGTGCTGTCCATCTTGTTGACAGCTACAATGAGCTGCTTGACACCCAGGGTGAAACACAACAGTACGTGTTCACGGGTCTGACCGTTCTTGGAGATACCAGCTTCAAACTCACCAGTACCTGCAGCTACAATCAACACAGCGCAGTCAGCCTGAGATGTTCCTGTAATCATGTTCTTGATGAAATCACGATGGCCTGGGGCATCAATGATTGTGACGTAGAACTTGTTTGTTTCAAACTTCCAGAGAGCAATGTCAATGGTGATACCACGTTCACGTTCAGCCTTGAGCTTGTCCAATACCCAGGCATACTTGAAGGAGCCCTTGCCCATTTCACTGGATTCCTTCTCGAACTTCTCAATGGTTCTCTTGTCAATACCACCGCATTTGTAGATGAGATGGCCAGTGGTGGTTGACTTGCCAGAGTCTACGTGACCGACCACGACAATGGAAATGTGAATCTTCTCCTTACCCATTTTTGCAAGTTATTGGTTAGGTTCTGatctgaaagagaaaatttaatgtaaagtCTGTGTAAAGCTTCAGCACATACATTTAACATTAATGACTATAGCTAACTGAAATTTCATACCAAAAACAATTACCAAATTCTGACTGCTCACTTTAAAATGATCAGCATCAAGCTGCAACAAGCCTTCAATTCCTTGCAGCCCtagataaattacaaaaactaaGCTGTAAATCCAAGCACTGTGGCACTTAGCCATTCACTGCCTAAGATCATGAAGTAGTGGTTGGACTGAAAGCTGGAACaggcaatggagagagagaaaaaaaaaaaaaaaagtggatacaGCTGACCAACCTTTAGTGATAGTGCACCATGCAAGACACACTGACAGCAATAACTGCCTCCACATGGCAGCCCTACTAGACATCATTGAGGCTTACCATATGGCCACCAAATGTACGTTCTACCAGTACTTTTATAACTACCATAAAAGACTTCACACTATATCTACTTTATCATTTTGGTGAAACTGTCCTTGCTTTTACACTCCAGCCTAGCAAGGCTATATCACAGCATTGCAATTACCTTAAGGTATCAGGCTGCACTGGCCTTTCGCCTGGTCAAATTAGTGGCTTACAAAGCTCTGAAAATTTATATGCAAGCCTCACAAAATCAAGCAAGCTGTGTAGCCTTACTTAAAGTACTAAAATAACACCAATACGAAAGGCTATTTTAATTACCTAAATGCCAGACCTTGGACGAAAACATGGATTTTTACCCTAAGCCTACAATATATCCTGAACTACCTCAGAATTGCAGTCCAGCCCTTAAGGGTATGATCACTAGTCTAACTGTACTTAAAAGTCTAATTTGCAATCATTGCTAGGAGGATCTCACTGTAACCTATGGACACTATATTCTCATACAACCTTAAGGAATAGTAACCCCCTACCCAACCTTCAGATTTAGGCCACTGGCTTCCTTAAAACAAAAGTTTCATAATGACAGACTGAGATCCTCCCCTTCTGCCATGGAGGGCTCAAAACGCCATGCAAGATGTTACCCAGACCTCTTCAAACTAAGTATCCTAACACAGGATGCTGTTAAAAAAAGATTtgagctttctctctttcttcaaactCAGTATCCTAACAttgaacattataaaaaaagaatagagctttttcctttcttgcAGAGGTAAACTTGGTTTATCAAACCGTAGAAAATTTTCCCAGGCCTACTGACCATACATTTAACAAAGGGCGACGAGGGGGGGTCAAAACCTATCCGCAGCTCCAGCAATACATGTCACTTATCCAAGGCAATACGGAAACTATAGAATTTTTTCCCCCCTGCTTCTGGATGGTTTAGGGGGCTTCGTTGGCTACACTCGACTAgccggcatttttttttttcataaatgcattatcgGTGAAAAAGAGCCTATTGCGCCTTCCGACACGTGGGGCCAACCTACTACAATAAAAAGGCGAGCCTTAAGAGCCTCGAGGCCAAATATGTATAAGCAGGCCTTCCGCCGTATGGCTCTGGCTGCCATGCCATTGAGGAATCATCGATTGGCAGGAAATCActttaattttaagatatttgaGACGCAAGGCCCTATTTGATGGGTCACGGCATCTAGATAAGTCAAATCTTACCTATTAATTCAACTAAGAGCGTGTTACCTCGTTATTATAAAGGTCCGGTGGTTGTAAGACCGACTACGTCACGTGAACTCGAAGTGCTGAGGCATAGAAAGCTCCCACAACTTCAATCCCTCgctcttctccccctcccccaatctccAAACACCCACCTCCCTCTCTTCCAACACTACACGTTAGGGGACAGGCAAGCCCCACCCAGACAGACCAGCCGTCTCCTACAGCAGGGGTACCAACATTACCAGAAAAATCCGATCCCGAACGCCTATGACTGCATATGTGAAGCTTACTTTAGTCGAAAAAATCTGGTCTTCAGTTGAAATATATCTTAATCTGAGGCCTGATAATAGCTCTACAGGGGTTCAAATTCCACTATTTAAACCCGGTGTAAGAGAACGTGTGTCACGAGGTCGTGGTCTTCATAGTCATGTTTTCTGGTTGGTTAGGCTAACACCCAATTCCCTActtaatagttttaattttctcgAAGTTTGATTTTCCCTTAAAACTTCAACCTGACCAAAACTGTAATAGTATTGGTACGATCCCAGAACTTGAGCGCAACAACAGCAGGTTGCTGACGGGCGTGTAATGGCGGCCACCTCGTGTAGCCCCATGGAGACAAAGCATGTTCCATGTTTTCATTTCAGCGTCCCTAACCCTATTTATGGTATCGTCAAAACGTTATCAGGAAATGTATTTCTACAATACTCAAGCTCTAGACTTAAATATGACTTAATATTTAGCTGTATAGTTCTTTAAAACACCATGACAACGTGTGCCGGTGGGTGAAGCATGGCGAACATTTGACAGCCGGTGGCTATCAAATCTtctaaatttttcagtttcactAATTAGTTTTGTCAAAATCACTACAACAATATCTCACGGGCACTCATTTGCACCTTTTAACGTAACAATCACTGAAACTTTCTTTGCATTTCACTAAAAATCTTGACCTTTCTTCGGATCTTACCTTAACAACAAGCCTGCGTCGACTGGCACGACTGAAAGGACCTACATACGGAGATGTAACCACTATATATCCACTCCGTCCTTTTTCATTGGCTGGAAAAGAGTGACGTCATATATGCAAACGTCCATCATTGGTTGGAATCCATAGCGTCATTCCTCCAATCATTCCTAATTGGTTACGTTCCTCAAACGTCACTCACTGACTGGCCGTTGTGATTGGACAGAGATGAAAGGATGCGTGCGCATATTTCCAGCGGATACTTTGGCGGGAGTTTCGTCTGAAGGATTGCACCACTGCGCGCTacatggagaaatatatatacttttttttttaattgcgctgtatggagaaaataaataaactatttaaattgCAATTATTAAATATGGATATTTAAATGTTTGGGTTTCATTTCATACGTTGCTTAAGTgggaaatttaattattattacaattaagtAAAACACACAAGGGTATCTGCGGTTCCCCCATTCCattgaaaaattttatcattGGATCCAAATAAAAGGTGTAATAACGATTATAATTAAATATGGAAAAGATGGAAGGGTGCCTGTAATGTACTTCTGAACACTCAAAAAGCACAGCATTCACATTTAGCAACCATCGCCATATCTTCTAaagcacaaagaaaattaaatggagAAGAGATTATTTCCATGCTAAAATGATTGTCGAATACACATTTCTAATGCATCGTTTGTCAGGTTTCAAGATTTGTATGTCTATTCAGATTGCCGTTTTACGACCAAGTGACagtaatctctgtctgtctctctttgcaCACATActctgtatattaatatatacagatatactgtgtgtgtatatatatatatatatatatatatatatatatatatatatatatatatatatatatatatatatatatatatgcttacgtATGTATGATTTGAGAGGACAATATGCTTAAATCAGAAGCTATTCACTGTCTTTCCATCTCTTAGTACTGCGTGCAATTGCTAAAGACGTGAAATATGTTTAGCTACGCAAAtttgcttcttcttctcagcttaatacCTATTCCGGATGGCTGTTTTGTCTTAGccttttttcatgtgtttctgTCTTAGAAAATGGTCATTAGAAAGCTAAGAAGAAACTTTATGTATGCGTATGCCTAAACATATTTCACGTCTTTGTTAATTAGCTGTTGAATGCACGAGATGTCAGCTGTGAGAACAATCAGCTTATCTGTCGTCCGGCTGCATTTACCAGATTTTAGTTATCTAAAACTGTTAATAAATCAGTTGCGTTTCCatacatttttctgtaaatgcCTTTCTTATTCCAATAATCAGAAACCGTCTGTACATTTGATTCAGTCACGTGGTTTTCACCCACATGGTCTGAATTCTCGAGCTCCCCTGGTGGACAGGCTATGCTCCCAGGGGTTGTGTGAAAGATATtttgtccaagccatctccatctccctttcatcattttctCAACTATAAACGGAATTTCCTTAATGTCCCTTATGGTATGATTTCTCTCTCAGTCATACCATCTGACACCTGGTATTCTTCTTAAAGATTTATTctcaaa encodes the following:
- the LOC136853466 gene encoding elongation factor 1-alpha-like, with the translated sequence MGKEKIHISIVVVGHVDSGKSTTTGHLIYKCGGIDKRTIEKFEKESSEMGKGSFKYAWVLDKLKAERERGITIDIALWKFETNKFYVTIIDAPGHRDFIKNMITGTSQADCAVLIVAAGTGEFEAGISKNGQTREHVLLCFTLGVKQLIVAVNKMDSTEPKYSEKRFEEIHKEITAYVKKVGYNPAIVPIIPISGFNGDNMLEKSDNMSWWKKRKIERKSGSYEYETLFDALDNIEPPSRPVDKALRLPLQDVYKIGGIGTVPVGRVETGILKPGMVVNFAPTGPTTEVKSVEMHHEALTEAVPGDNVGFNVKNVSVKELKRGFVASDSKNDPAKEAQDFTAQVIVLNHPGQIQAGYSPVLDCHTAHIACKFAELVTKIDRRTGKELEAAPKCVKSGDSCIVKMVPTKPMCVETFQQYPPLGRFAVRDMKQTVAVGVIKEVTKKEAGGKTTKAAEKALKKK